Genomic segment of Melospiza georgiana isolate bMelGeo1 chromosome 12, bMelGeo1.pri, whole genome shotgun sequence:
ACCCCATCTCAGCAGAACAGCCCCGCAGAGAGGAAGCAAACAGCCCTGACGGGGCTTTTCCACAGCCTGGAACCGCCTGCACGGTTCCACCGCTGATTTGGTGGCAATTCTGTCGGCTCCCGGGTCTGTAGAGGGGAAATCTGCGTTAATGCGCCTTTCCCAGCCGTGCCCGGAGCTGTGCCcggagctgtgccagcccagccgtgccctgcccacggcaggcACCAcgaggggctgtgccctgcgCCAGGGACAATTTAGCACCAACACAGCCCGGTTGGAGTCCATCGCCACTTCCACTGGCACCAAAATGAGCACAAAGCAATCGGTGCATCAGCCGAGCCTGGGCACACTGCAGCCCGGGCACGGACGGAGCAACGAGGGAGAGCCTTTACTCACAGCGTGGGTGAATCCATGAAATCCTCCCACAGAATCCTCCTCCTGGCCTTGTTTTGGCTGTTCTCGGCCATGGGGGTGTCGGAGTTCAGTCCCAGGCAGGAACCAGGGCCGGGCTCCCTCTGGCCTCGGGACCGCTCTAACACCgttgtgggtttggggttttttggctttttaaacatttattattGCAGTGTTTGCGTCTTCTGCCATCGCGTGGCCATCGGAGGATAAAGCACTGCCAATAAAGCAGGCAATCGGCTATCCGTGTCTCTAAATACCGTAAGGATTTTGTAACATCCGATGTCGTGTGAAGTCAATGGAGATGCATTCACTCTCACCAAGTCCTTCCCACCGCCGAACAGGTACTACAGGTTTGTCTTTAGCCTGAAGTAGGTCTCGTTAACCAAGCGTGTGGGCTGGCACCTCACTTACTGCCAGGGCATCATCACCTGCCCAGTGAGTGCCTGCTCCTCACGCCGGGCAGGAGCGCCCGGGAGAAGGCAGGAAAAACCCATTGCTGAGGCACCctgacagccagggcagggccgttccagctgggcagggatgtcatgctcagggctgcccagtgccaccactgcTGAGGcaccctggcagccagggcagggccattccagctgggcagggagatcatgctcagggctgcccagtgccaccactgcTGAGACACCTgtcccctggcagccagggcagggccgttccagctgggcagggagatcatgctcagggctgcccagtgccaccactgcTGAGACACCTGTCCCctgacagccagggcagggccgttccagctgggcagggagatcatgctcagggctgcccagtgccaccactgcCGAGACACCTGTCCCctgacagccagggcagggccgttccagctgggcagggagatcACGCTCAGGgctgcccagtgccaccactgcTGAGACACCctgacagccagggcagggccgttccagctgggcagggagatcATGCTCAGGGCTGCCCGGTCCCAGCTCTCTGGAAAGAGGCAGGGCTCTGTTGTGACCCACAGGTTCATCACAgcccaaaaacaaacacagaaaacccCCACAAAGTGCCCCCCAAGCCTCTCCTAGAGCTGCACTGTGCATGGAAGGTGGGGTGTAAGGTCCGAGATGAGAGCTTGGGCACCAGGCAGGATTTATGCAGGTCGGGTATTTGGGCTGCAGTCTTGCTAAACTCAGCTGCACTGAAATCAGAGTGCAGTTTAAGGAGGTGAAAGATCTCTCACAGGCAAGGCCCGAGCTCTGATTGCTGCAGCTGACTTTCACATGAAAAGATTTGGCTAAGAAATTAGTTCTTGATCCCACACCCAGAGATATCCTGTAGCAGAAGCCctaattaataaacactgataGGCTTCCTCAAGAGGCACTTTGTCCTTTTATTGTGAAATCACCTGTTCAAATATGCAGCAACTTACAGGGTGACAATCTATGAAAGAGAACACTAATTTTAGTTAACAAAATTCCCCTTTTTGAAAAGAAGACTTTCTTTTTCAGAGGAGGGGAAACCCAACAAGTATATTTGGTACATGACGTGACAAATTTATGTACTCAGACTCCAGCACATTTCCTGGTGCCTCAAGACAAACCTATCTACTAAATAAATTTGATTATATCCTTCTTCCTTCTGCCAGCAACGATGTCTCCAACAAGGCTCCTTTAACCTAGAAAGTTTTCATAGTTTCTCATTTTCCAGTCCTTTGTCGTCTCCCTCCTTACAAAGCACTAACAGCTTCCTTCTGGCCATCAAAAGAAGCTTAGGGAGTTATTGTCAATATGAATTCAGCTTTGTTTTTCAGTATATATGACAGGAAACTCTCCAGATCTCATTTTTGGTGTAACACAACAGAGTGTCTACAACGGGTAACAAAACATCCAAAAGAAACTCTGTGCACGGCTGCTCATTATTCAACATGTTGAGCTGCCTGCTACCACACATATTGCAATATTTTGAATGATCTCTGAAATGCCCTGGGCCCTGGTGTGCTCATCTGAATAAAGCTGAGCCACTTCCCAACACTCACGTTTGCACTGGGAACCTTCCACAAGCAGTGCTGGCACCCAGCCCACCCCGGTTAGTCAGAGGGTAGAACCTGCGAGCAGGAGAAAGTGTACATAGCAACGAGCTGCTCAAGTACAGAAACACCCACCCCAGGCTTTTATCAACCCTAGCACCCATTCCAGGGTTAAAATCCACTTACCTGCTTTACACGTGTTTATTTAGGTCTGTACATACTACAGCAGCTTTCGGACAGCAGTGGAACACAGGTCAGAGCCCACACCTCAGCAGCGCCTCCCAGAGCAAAGCcaaggggctgctctgctgggctgcgATTTGTTGTAATTGATTTTTGTACCTTTTTCACAAAGCCGGGAGGGCAGGGCTCCATGTGAGCCCctcaccagcccagagcccaggctcGGTGCCCAGGATTCCCCTCCCCTTTCCCGGGCCGTTTatgtgccccagggcaggtgATGGGGTTTACAGATTTACAGTGGGAGGCACCCCACAGCATGTGTCCCATTCCGTTTGCCTTTCCAAACACCCATTAACCTGGATCACCTTGTAATTAATTCCCTTTACTGCCCTAAATCACTGTTCACATTCCAGTGTCAGAGGTGCTCTCAAAAACCACTCACTGGCTCCTTCTGTAAATCTGGGTTAATGAAGAGCAAAGAACTGCCATGTTTTTCACACATCACAAATCTCTGTCTCTCATTTCAGTTCTTTTCCTTTGTCAGGCCCGGTTGCTGATGGTTCTGCCACCCCACACTCCCCGATGTGTGGAGCAGGCTcccttccctgtcctgcccctcagAGCATCctcactgcagctgccagcaaggCTGATCCCCAAAGGGTGTCTCCATCGCAGTCCTGGAAATGATCATGAGATCCACAATGCTTCCCACTGCCCTGGAAACTGTAATGTATGCGGAGGAAACCCCCAGGGTTTAGATTTTATTAACGCAGCAGTGGATGTAGAGCAGCAGAGGTGCCTGTACTCTCAGCCAGAGCTTGCCATGGGGAGcctgctgccctgcccgtgTGTGGGGGGCAAACCAGGGGCTCTAGAGGAGGTTTCAGAGTCAGATCACCCCCATCCCTTTCTGGGGGGCTGTAACACAAAGTGTAGTGCTGGTGAGCCCTGCCGGCGTGCAGAAAGTGAAATGCAATGACCCTGGAGAAAGCACAGCAGGGCCGTGGGTGGAACTggaggggctggcagcctcGGCACAGGGAGCCACCTTCCAggctctctgcagcctctccgtgctgcctgcaaggactgggggtgccctgggcacaggagacTCGGTGGGCTTTGAACACTGACCGAGCAGCGCTCTtctcagaggagcagcaggctcACTGCTCAACGTTAACTCCTGATAGTGATCACAGCCCTCAGGAAACAACACAATTGTGCAAAGCAACCTCGGCATGAGGGGCTGGGAGGTGTGTTCCCACGGCACTTGCTGAAACATCCCTTCATCATCTCCTGGCAGCACACAAACAGCATCGACccgggcagagcccagccaggctcagaCTCCTCCATCTCTGGCTCTCCATCCTTCAGGCTCAGAATGGCCCgggctgtgcacagagctgctgctggccctgctgggtcTCTGCGAGAGCAGCAcaagagctgcagaaatgcagcacTCACACACCACTGCACAGCAATGCAGCCACAGCCCGGGTGAGGCACCACGACAGTGCTGGTGGCACCAGGCACAATATTTTGCCTACCCTGGCACTCCTGAGTCAGCTTATCTGGAAACTGGAAAGGAAGGGTTAGATAGATAATATGCaagtgctgaaatgcaaagcagggCTGCGTCACCCAGCTGGCACCCTGTAGAAAGTGCTGTTGGTGCAACGCACAAGAGATAGAAAATGTGttcctccagagcagctgctgaggcacTGCTTCCTGCTTCCTGCACCTTTGGAGCTCCAGCATTttccaaaaaacccaaaattcgTGAGAGCCACCATCTCCTTTTTGGTCCCCACTTTGCCCGGTACCCCCAGCTCCCACACCCCAGGGAACTCCACCACACTGAGACAGGTGTTGCTGAAAGTGCTGTATTTACAGGGCAGTATCAACTTCTGCTGCTGTTATTTACAGTCTATTTACAAATAACCCCCGAGTCAGAGCTTTATGGCAGGCTggcaaggcagagcagccactttctcttcctttcactttccagccctgcccagggaagggctccCTTGATTTGCCTTCCCCtggtgggcagaggcagagcccgTTAATGAGTAACAGGGGAGCAGAGGTGACTAACGCACACCCCAGCTTCCAGCgctgcctgctgcaggtgccacGAGAAAAACACCAACCCTGCACTCCAGGTGGAGTGTttccagggctgagggcagctgtgcctgccGTGCAGCCTGGCAGACACGGTGTGTCACAGGCTGTGCTCGGACacgtgtgctgctgctgctctgcacacacagtgtgtcacaggctgtgctcagacaggcgtgctgctgctgtcccgagtcacctgcagcagcagaggaccAGGTTGCCAGCCACAGTGTCCCTCCTGGAAGGGTGGCAGGGTGACTCCTGGGTATGGAGCCTCTGCCACCAGCTGCCTTTGAATGTAAATGTTCACTGACCGGCTGCAGGGTGCACAAACACGGGCACCACCTTCCTGCAGCGTGGGAAGCGGGTCCCGAGCCCTGCCAGATGCGGAGCTCCTCTGCAgactgcccagggctgccctcccTGGGTCACCAGCAGGGAACGGGACCGTGCCGGGCAGCGGGCAGGGAGTGCCGGCCCGGGTCAGCCCTGACCTGCGAGCGCAGCTCTCCCCGGCGCGGGGCAATAAAAGGGACGAGCTTTCCCCTGGCGTTTGCTCGGATCTCCCCCTCCACACAGACCGATCTGTGTTTCGTCGGAGTCTTCCAGGGAACGCTAACAGGGGGCAGCAAGGGGCCGGCTGTTCCCTTTTCACTCGGGGCTGCTGCCAGAGGCGTTTTACGAAGGGACTTTTGGCTGGCCCTGCGGATCCCTGGTTTTCAGCCGCGCAGGGACAAAGGTGCAGTTTGTGCCCCGGGacccctttcccagctctgccctgccctgcagccccgcTCCTCGGGGCCACAGCCCGCGCTCGGtgcctccctgctcagggagcGATGGCCGACGgctgcttcctctgctgctgcctcatcttcagAGCCAGCATGGCCCGGCGGTACAAGTCTGGGAACAAGGGGGCAGtcaggccctgggctgggccagcTGCACGCAGCCTGTGCTCAGTGAGGGCTGCGGGGACAGCCCAGACCCAGCACAGGCGCTCGGGTGGcctccctgcatcccacccgacggcaggggcagcagcatctgccccacagcagcatctaccccacagcagcatctgccccacagcagcatctgccccacagcagcatctgccccacagcagcccccagccccacagcagcatctgccccacagcagcatctgccccacagcagcatctgccccacagcagcatctgccccacagcagcccccagccctgcagcagcatctgccccacagcagcatctgccccacagcagcatctgccccacagcagcccccagccctgcagcagcatctaccccacagcagcatctgccccacaacagcccccagccccacagcagcatctgccccgcagcagcatctgccccacagcagcccccagccccacagcagcccccagccctgcagcagcatctgccccacagcagcccccagccctgcagcatctgccccacagcagcatctgccccacagcagcccccagccctgcagcagcccccagccccacagcagcatctgccccacagcagcatctgccccacagcagcatctgtcccacagcagcccccagccctgcagcatctgccccacagcagctcccagccctgcagcagcccccagccctgcagcatctgccccacagcagcatctgccccacagcagcatctgccccacagcagcgcccagccccgcagcagcccccagccctgcagcagcgcTTGTCTGTGCCCGTGTCCCCACACCAAGCCCCCCATggtcagtgtccctgcacagcccgCTGCCAGCAGGCCAGAGCCTGGTGCTTTCAGCAAAATCTGTCCTGAGAAATACCAACCAAAGGTGCTTGAGACCTCCTCACGCTGCTGCTCCAGAGAAGGTTCCCGAGACTTGATTTTAttcttgattttcttcttttttttctttttcatactCTGTGCTGAATAGAGAAATACAAAATTTCAGGCACCACACACCTGAGCAAGGGTGCCTTTGTCACCAAACCAGCTGAGAGCACTGCTGGTGGCAGGAGTGCAGTCCTGCATTGCACCATCCCCTGTGGAGGTGCTCAGGGGTGTCTCCTCTTCCCCTCTGGATCCCTGACCCGGCTGTGCACTCAGCTGGGCTGCAAGCAGAGCTGATGGAGGTGGCGGCCACCAGTGCGCAATATTCGGTGACACTGCCAGGCCCGGCCACCTCCCttggggtggctctggggtcctgcagggctggcagcccccTCAGTCCCCTCTCACCTGGGTGCGGGGTGCCCGTCCCGACGGCTgagggctcctcctgcccgACCCTgttggggagcagcagccccccggcagcccctgctcccggCCCCTCCGGCTCCTCGGCTGGGCCTGCCTGCCCCAAgcccttcttcttcaccttcaccttcctcttcctcctcctggggCCCTTGGCGCTCtcctcctgccagggaagggggATGAGGGGAGGCGGCAGAGCCCCTCTCGCCCCCGTGCATGCCGGTCCCATCGCTCCCTCGCTCACCAGCGGCAGGAGGCGGCAGCCGGGGCGCACGGCGCGGGGCTCCCCGTTCTCCTCGCCGGGCAGCGGCCGGTGCCTGCGGGGGGAGCGCAGCGGGGTGAGGCCGGGCGCTGCGGGGGGAGCAGGGCCGGCACAGGGCCGCGGATCCCCGGCACTCACctgcgggcgggcgggcggccgcGGGCGGCCCGAGGGGCGGCGGGAGGCaccggggcggcggcggcggcgcggagcAGCCAGCGCAGCCCCTGCAGCGTGgtgcgggccgggccggcgggcgGGACCCGCTTGGCGACACACGGCTCCTGCGGGGAACGGGAGAGCGGGGATCGGCGCGGGGAGCGCTGCGGGGGAACGGAGGGGGAGCGGGAACGAGGGCTGGGAGCGGGGAACGGGAGCGGGAGAGGGAACGGGAGAGGGAGCGGGAACGAGGGAACGAGGGCTGGGAGCGGGGAACGGGAGCGGGAACGAGGGCTGGGAGCGGGGAACGGGAGAGGGAGCGGGAACGAGGGCTGGGAGCGGGAACGGGAGCGGGaacgggagcgggagcgggaaCGGGAGCGGGAGAGGGaacgggagcgggagcgggatCGGGCAGGGGGAACGGGAGCGCCCAGAGGGGGCAGCGGGAGCAGGGACCGGGAAcgggagcagggccagccccgCACTCACGATGCGGCACGGAGAGCGGTGCTCGTTGACCAGGCGCTCCAGGCACAGGCGCTCGATCAGCTCGCAGGGCAGCAGCGCGGCCGGCGCGTCCTGCTTGTTGGCCAGCCTGGGGCACGGCGGGAGCGGCCGTCAGAGCTCGGCGTGCCCTATCCCGTCTGCCTGCGCTCAGGTGGagcactgccccagcctcaCCTGGCACCGAGCCCCCTCCtcacctctcctcctccccacgGATGCTCCGATGTCCCGGACACCGCTGGGGCGCTCGTGTCCCCGGGGCACCGCATCCCGCAGCCCGCGACCCTCGGGGTCCCGCTCCGCCCCTCGCCCCCAGCT
This window contains:
- the ARL13A gene encoding ADP-ribosylation factor-like protein 13A is translated as MFHLFSHCCSWLQAMQEPVRKVTLLVMGLDNAGKTSVIADMERGEERRRAGPDGAAALRSCGSKGPNSRAPGPLRAQGPACPGSAGVGAGMWRGRGAQARGRSRLPVPAPRSPHAALPGEALPGAQPGQSRLRLDRFEVTLRDLPGAQRSRSAWRSHYSEAHGLLFVLDSADLARMEEARKVLGRVLSHPDASGKPLLLLANKQDAPAALLPCELIERLCLERLVNEHRSPCRIRSPRRSPLSRSPQEPCVAKRVPPAGPARTTLQGLRWLLRAAAAAPVPPAAPRAARGRPPARRHRPLPGEENGEPRAVRPGCRLLPLEESAKGPRRRKRKVKVKKKGLGQAGPAEEPEGPGAGAAGGLLLPNRVGQEEPSAVGTGTPHPAQSMKKKKKKKIKNKIKSREPSLEQQREEVSSTFDLYRRAMLALKMRQQQRKQPSAIAP